The nucleotide sequence TGCTATATTTCCCTTAAGCAACGAAAAACAAACGGTTGATTCTCGTTAAAGGAGTGTCACAGATGGAAGGGATCATCTTTGGATTATTTGCGCTGAGTTTTATCCTTCTGATTAGCATGATCCATCATATCCGTTCTATATGGAGGCCAGGCATTTCCATGTCAAGACCTATGTTAATTCAAAGAGCTCGCACTCTTGGAATTGCAGGGGGCTTTATTTTAGTCATTGCAGTGCTTATGCTGTACTGGTGATGGACGTATATCACAAAAAGACTCCTTTGTTTTAAAAGGAGTCTTTTTGGACTGTTTACACCTGTTCGACCAGGTTTGAGCGCTTTAGCACAGATTGTACAATTGGATAGATAACTAGCATGACCACAGCGTTTACAGCCGAGGCAGGCAATACAATTGTAAGAAATAAAGCAGCAAATGGACCTGGAAGGCCGACAATAGCGAGTGCAGAACCCAAGAAAACGACTCCGGAAACAATCGTGCCGATAGCTGTTAAAACAACCGCTCCGAAAGTATTCTTGCTGTACTTGGCAAATAGAATGAATAAACCATAAAAGACAAGGGCAGTAACTGGTTTATCAATCATATTAGGAATCAATCCGCCTGGAAAAGAAGTGGTTAAGCCGGAAATCACTCCGGTTACAAGGCCGGCCAACAGCACACTTTTCACATTTGGAAACAATAAAATTCCTAAAAACATCATTGTCAGCATCATATCGGGTTTCATTCCAAGGAATAGTCCGGGCATCACGGTGTGTAAAACAGCCCCCATGCCTATTAACAGTGACAGGGTAACTAAAGATTTTGTATTCATTTCTCATCTCTCCTCTTCTCATCTCATCTCAAAACAGCTTCTCCTGACATACGCTAGTTGTTGTCAGCGAAAAGATAGTATAAGTATAGCACATCGAAAAGTGCTAAGGAAGCTGAATATTCTGTCAACCAATCAGCTTTTTTTCTCCTCTTTAAGCGGTAGTTTGAATATGGGACGAGATTTCTTTAGCAATTTCCTGAAGCTCCTCGCCCGTATGATTCAGGTCGTTTACCTTAAAAATAGGATGGAATCCATCTTCACGCCCAAAGCGAGGAATAAGATGAATGTGATAATGGAAAACCGTTTGGCCTGCTGTCTCGCCATTATTGTTTAAAATATTTAACCCTTCAAGGTTGTAAGCGGCTTTAAGCGCTTCTGCAACAATAGGCACACGTTGAAAGAGGCGGCTTGCTTCTTCCGGAGAAAACTCAAATATGTTCTTCTTATGATTTTTTGGGATGAGCAATGTATGGCCTTTTGTTACCTGACTGATATCTAGAAAAGCGTACACTTCTTCATCTTCATACACCTTGGCAGAGGGAATTTCTCCGTTGATGATTTTACAAAAAATACAATCGCTCATTTTCTTCATCCTTCCTATGTATAATTGCCAAAATTTTATCATAAAAGATATATTTATTAAATAGACAAGTATAGAAGGGGCACTTAACAATGAGATTCTGCTAATATTTTGTTAAAATAAGCGTATGACTTTACGAGAAAGGACGTTTTTTTATGTCTTTATTAACGGTAGAAGGACTAGTTGGCGGCTACACCCGCAAGCCGGTACTGAACGATATTTCCTTTTCAATTAATCAGGAGAGCATCGTCGGGCTGATCGGTCTGAATGGAGCGGGAAAGAGTACGACGATTAAACATATTATCGGCCTCATGGAGCCGAAAAAAGGGAAGATTTCCATTAACGGACTTTCTTTGCAGGACAGCCCAGAGAAATACCGGCGTCAATTTTCCTACATTCCAGAAACACCGATTTTATATGAAGAGCTGACGCTTGAAGAGCATATGAAATTAACTGCAATGGCATACGGTCTCACAGAGGAGGAATACAAACGGCGCATTGGTCCACTACTAAAAGAATTCCGGCTTGATTCAAAAATGAACTGGTTTCCCGCTCATTTCTCAAAAGGCATGAAGCAGAAAGTAATGATTATGAGTGCTTTTTTAACAGAGCCTTCTCTTTATATTATTGATGAGCCGTTTGTTGGTCTGGATCCATTGGGCATTCAATCGCTGCTTGAGTGGATGAAGCGAATGCGCAATAGTGGTGCGGGCATTTTAATGTCAACCCATATACTGGCGACAGCGGAGAAATATTGTGATTCCTTCATTATTTTACACAACGGAGAAATCCGAGCACAGGGAACAATTACAGAGCTTCGTGAGCAATTTCAAATGCCGGGTGCTTCTCTAGATGACATTTATATTCAGCTGACGAAGGAAGAAGAGCAATGAGGCAAGTAGAAGAGTTATGGAAATCAAGAATAGCCGCTTATTATTCAGAGTTGCGCAAGTACCTGCGCTACATGCTGAATGATCATTTATTATTTGTCCTTGTATTTGGTCTCGGTGCCGCCTTATATTATTACAGCGGTTGGGTAAAGACATTGGGTGAAACATTTCCGGCGCCGTTCATCATGGCTGTTTTTTTAGGCGCACTGCTTTCATGGAGCCCGGTATATACATTTCTAATGAGAGCGGATACGGTCTTTTTACTACCGCTTGAAGAGAGAATGGTTCCTTACTTTCATAAAGCTATCTGGACGAGCTTTCTGTCCCAGAGTTACTTATTGATTGCGGCGCTTGCTTTGTTTATGCCACTGTATACGCAGGTAAGAGGCGGCTCTATGAAGGTTTTCTTCTTTTGGCTTCTCCTCCTTGCTATCATAAAGGTCTGGAATTTAGTTGTTCGCTGGCATGTGCTTAAAATCCAAGAAAAAGAGAGCAGACAGATTGATTGGGGAGTCCGTTTAGCTTTGAACATATTGCTGCTTTACTTTGTATTTTCAAAGGCAGCTGTCCTGTTTGCCTTAGCAGTGGCTGTTGTTATGGCTGCTTATTATCTCTATTTCCGGAAAATATCAAGGCGTATGGCATTGAAATGGGAAACACTCGTGGAACTAGAAGAGAAGCGGATGGCTGCTTTTTACCGGATGGCTAATTTATTTACCGATGTTCCTCATTTGCGGGGAACGGTCAAGCGCCGGAAATGGCTGGACAAGTTGCTCGGCTACATACCATTTGATCCAGCAAACACGTACACGTATCTATTCCGACGTACATTTGTCCGAATGAACGAGTTTTTTGGACTGTACGTTCGTCTTACGGTCATTGCAGCACTTATTATTTGC is from Bacillus sp. PK3_68 and encodes:
- a CDS encoding ABC transporter ATP-binding protein, producing the protein MSLLTVEGLVGGYTRKPVLNDISFSINQESIVGLIGLNGAGKSTTIKHIIGLMEPKKGKISINGLSLQDSPEKYRRQFSYIPETPILYEELTLEEHMKLTAMAYGLTEEEYKRRIGPLLKEFRLDSKMNWFPAHFSKGMKQKVMIMSAFLTEPSLYIIDEPFVGLDPLGIQSLLEWMKRMRNSGAGILMSTHILATAEKYCDSFIILHNGEIRAQGTITELREQFQMPGASLDDIYIQLTKEEEQ
- a CDS encoding HIT family protein — protein: MSDCIFCKIINGEIPSAKVYEDEEVYAFLDISQVTKGHTLLIPKNHKKNIFEFSPEEASRLFQRVPIVAEALKAAYNLEGLNILNNNGETAGQTVFHYHIHLIPRFGREDGFHPIFKVNDLNHTGEELQEIAKEISSHIQTTA
- a CDS encoding tryptophan transporter; translated protein: MNTKSLVTLSLLIGMGAVLHTVMPGLFLGMKPDMMLTMMFLGILLFPNVKSVLLAGLVTGVISGLTTSFPGGLIPNMIDKPVTALVFYGLFILFAKYSKNTFGAVVLTAIGTIVSGVVFLGSALAIVGLPGPFAALFLTIVLPASAVNAVVMLVIYPIVQSVLKRSNLVEQV
- a CDS encoding ABC transporter permease, with translation MRQVEELWKSRIAAYYSELRKYLRYMLNDHLLFVLVFGLGAALYYYSGWVKTLGETFPAPFIMAVFLGALLSWSPVYTFLMRADTVFLLPLEERMVPYFHKAIWTSFLSQSYLLIAALALFMPLYTQVRGGSMKVFFFWLLLLAIIKVWNLVVRWHVLKIQEKESRQIDWGVRLALNILLLYFVFSKAAVLFALAVAVVMAAYYLYFRKISRRMALKWETLVELEEKRMAAFYRMANLFTDVPHLRGTVKRRKWLDKLLGYIPFDPANTYTYLFRRTFVRMNEFFGLYVRLTVIAALIICFSGQAVLQLIIALLFIYLTGFQLLPMIRRHETKIWVSLYPVSPERKSASLLELIGRLLLLQAIIFGLAAWAGHSVSQGGIVVVAGIVFALFFAKMYAPARLRKMFR